Proteins found in one Pyrus communis chromosome 15, drPyrComm1.1, whole genome shotgun sequence genomic segment:
- the LOC137717871 gene encoding NAD kinase 2, chloroplastic isoform X1: protein MCQLAIVVVDMNRCASSPPHLCVFTPCQFSGSSTTAVKFFRFGFEFQRKERFRRRLKFVVGAELSKPFALSFGLDSQTFRPHDPSQLPRIGPIPGDIAEIEAYCRIFRCAERLHSALMDTLCNPVTGECSVYYDYPSEEKPLLEDKIVSVIGCMVSLLNKGREDVLSGRSSIRLADLSVMEDELPPLAIFRSEVKRCCESLHVALENWLVPGDDRSLDVWRKLQRLKNVCYDSGFPRGEDYPCHTLFANWAPVYLSSCKEDIRSIDSEIAFWRGGQVTEEGLKWLLEKGYKTIVDLRAETVKDKAYHSAIDDAIASGKVELVKIPVEVGTAPSMEQVEKFASLVSDCSKKPIYLHSKEGALRTSAMVSRWRQYSSRYNVQFVSKQSSAINDVLLQNTNGAGEVLEPSTSKKRSIPGKNKPLQGELDKTYGLNGVFQKDVSSDRDETNQSSNGTYNSLMSVQGMTSVEPDKNGEGNMMNFCREVEPLNAQVPPCNVFSRKEMSRFLGRKSISPHSYFNHHLKRLATLPISRGINIKTMQRGGTNSAPELVVVQNSYGPPYRKDLSPEVQTSTSGNGKYLTSVNSGSVRPVVNGFDEVNEIASNVSTTPSSSYDESVLPKAVNEDRKSNGGATLASGDDDLGSIEGNMCASATGVVRVQSRKKAEMFLVRTDGFSCSREKVTESSLAFTHPSTQQQMLMWKSSPKTVLVLKKLGQELMQQAKEVVSFLYYQEKMNVLVEPDVHDVFARIPGFGFVQTFYSQDTSDLHERVDFVACLGGDGVILHASNLFKGAVPPIVSFNLGSLGFLTSHTFDDYMQDLRQVIHGNNTSDGVYITLRMRLRCEIFRKGKAMPGKVFDVLNEIVVDRGSNPYLSKIECYEQDRLITKVQGDGVIIATPTGSTAYSTAAGGSMVHPNVPCMLFTPICPHSLSFRPVILPDSAKLELKIPSDARSNAWVSFDGKRRQQLSRGDSVRISMSEHPLPTVNKRDQTGDWFRSLIRCLNWNERLDQKAL from the exons ATGTGCCAGCTGGCCATCGTCGTCGTCGACATGAATCGGTGCGCTTCATCGCCTCCCCATCTCTGCGTCTTTACGCCGTGCCAGTTCTCCGGCAGCAGCACCACCGCCGTCAAGTTCTTCAGGTTCGGGTTCGAGTTCCAGAGGAAAGAGCGATTCAGGCGGCGGCTTAAGTTCGTTGTCGGTGCAGAGCTTTCGAAGCCATTCGCTCTCAGCTTCGGCTTGGACTCTCAG acctTTCGGCCTCATGATCCTTCGCAATTACCTAGAATTGGTCCTATTCCTGGAGATATTGCAGAAATTGAGGCATACTGTAGAATCTTTAGATGTGCTGAACGGCTTCATAGTGCATTGATGGACACATTATGCAATCCAGTAACGGGTGAATGTAGTGTTTATTATGATTACCCATCAGAGGAAAAACCACTTTTGGAGGATAAAATTGTCTCTGTGATTGGGTGTATGGTATCCCTGTTGAACAAAGGAAGGGAGGATGTGCTTTCTGGTAGATCGTCCATTCGCCTTGCAGATTTAAGTGTAATGGAGGATGAGCTTCCTCCACTTGCCATTTTCAGGAGTGAGGTGAAAAGGTGTTGCGAGAGCTTGCACGTTGCTCTTGAAAACTGGTTGGTTCCTGGGGATGATCGAAGCTTGGATGTATGGAGGAAACTTCAGAGACTGAAGAATGTCTGTTATGATTCTGGTTTTCCCCGAGGGGAGGATTATCCTTGCCATACACTTTTTGCGAATTGGGCTCCTGTTTACTTATCCTCTTGTAAAGAGGACATTAGGTCCATAGATTCGGAGATAGCTTTTTGGAGGGGTGGCCAGGTAACAGAAGAAGGTCTGAAGTGGTTACTAGAGAAAGGATATAAAACTATTGTTGACCTTAGGGCAGAGACTGTAAAAGACAAAGCTTATCATTCAGCCATAGATGATGCTATTGCATCCGGGAAAGTTGAATTGGTCAAAATTCCAGTTGAAGTTGGGACTGCACCTTCAATGGAGCAGGTTGAGAAATTTGCATCTTTGGTTTCAGATTGCAGCAAGAAGCCGATCTATCTTCATAGTAAGGAAGGAGCGTTGAGAACTTCTGCCATGGTTTCTAGATGGAGGCAATACTCGTCACGTTATAATGTGCAGTTTGTCTCCAAGCAGTCAAGCGCTATCAACGATGTGTTACTACAAAATACAAATGGGGCAGGCGAAGTGCTGGAGCCTTCCACTTCTAAGAAAAGGTCTATCCCGGGAAAGAACAAGCCACTGCAAGGGGAACTGGACAAAACTTATGGTTTAAATGGTGTATTTCAAAAGGATGTGTCTTCAGATAGGGATGAAACAAATCAGAGCTCAAATGGGACATATAACAGCCTTATGTCTGTCCAAGGCATGACATCAGTAGAACCAGATAAAAATGGGGAAGGAAATATGATGAACTTTTGCAGGGAAGTTGAACCCCTGAATGCCCAAGTTCCTCCTTGTAATGTTTTCTCTAGAAAAGAAATGTCCAGGTTTCTGGGGAGAAAAAGCATCTCACCTCACTCCTATTTTAATCATCACTTAAAAAGGTTGGCTACATTACCAATTTCCAGAGGTATCAATATTAAAACAATGCAGAGAGGCGGTACCAATTCAGCACCCGAGCTTGTGGTGGTACAAAATTCATATGGGCCACCTTACAGAAAGGATCTGTCTCCAGAAGTCCAGACCTCTACTTCTGGAAATGGGAAGTATTTGACTAGTGTTAATTCTGGTTCTGTTCGTCCAGTTGTGAACGGATTTGATGAAGTGAATGAAATTGCAAGTAATGTGTCTACTACTCCGAGTAGTAGTTATGATGAGAGTGTCTTACCTAAAGCAGTAAATGAGGATAGGAAGAGTAATGGTGGAGCCACCTTAGCTTCAGGAGACGATGACCTGGGGTCAATTGAAGGAAATATGTGTGCTTCTGCAACTGGTGTTGTAAGGGTGCAGTCAAGAAAGAAAGCTGAGATGTTTTTAGTTCGAACAGATGGATTCTCTTGTAGCCGAGAAAAGGTGACGGAATCCTCCTTGGCCTTCACTCATCCAAGTACCCAGCAGCAAATGCTTATGTGGAAATCCTCACCAAAGACAGTATTAGTGTTGAAGAAGCTAGGGCAAGAACTCATGCAACAAGCTAAAGAG GTTGTCTCTTTCTTGTATTACCAAGAGAAAATGAATGTTCTGGTGGAACCGGATGTGCATGATGTGTTTGCTAGAATCCCAGGGTTTGGATTTGTTCAGACCTTCTATAGTCAAGATACCAG TGATTTGCATGAGAGGGTTGATTTTGTGGCATGCCTGGGAGGAGATGGGGTTATACTCCATGCTTCAAATCTGTTTAAAGGTGCTGTTCCCCCAATTGTATCATTTAATCTTGGATCTCTGGGATTTTTGACTTCCCATACG tTTGATGACTATATGCAGGACTTAAGGCAAGTGATCCATGGAAATAACACAAGTGATGGTGTTTATATAACTCTTAGAATGCGGCTCAGGTGTGAGATTTTTCGAAAGGGTAAAGCAATGCCTGGGAAAGTATTTGATGTCTTGAATGAAATAGTTGTTGATCGAGGTTCTAATCCATACCTTTCTAAGATTGAATGTTATGAACAAGACCGGCTTATAACCAAG GTCCAAGGTGATGGGGTCATTATCGCTACACCTACAGGAAGTACTGCATACTCTACAGCTGCAGGAGGTTCCATG GTGCATCCAAATGTCCCGTGCATGTTGTTTACCCCAATCTGCCCACACTCCCTCTCATTTAGACCAGTTATACTTCCAGATTCTGCAAAGCTTGAATTGAAG ATTCCAAGTGATGCTCGAAGCAATGCCTGGGTTTCTTTTGACGGAAAGAGAAGGCAGCAACTCTCAAGAGGAGACTCTGTCCGAATATCTATGAGCGAACACCCACTTCCAACTGTTAACAAACGTGACCAAACAGGTGATTGGTTTCGAAGCTTGATTCGTTGCCTAAACTGGAACGAAAGACTAGATCAAAAGGCCCTTTAA
- the LOC137718650 gene encoding 1-aminocyclopropane-1-carboxylate oxidase, which produces MAIPVIDFSKLDGEERAKTLAEVANGCEEWGFFQLVNHGISEELLERVKKVTGDFFRMERQENFKNSTLMKAVNENKKLENVDWEDVFTLLDDNEWPSKTPGFKETMEEYRRELKKLAERVIEVMDENLGLPKGYMKKAFNGGEEDNAFFGTKVSHYPPCPKPELVTGLRAHTDAGGVILLFQDDKVGGLQILKDGQWIDVQPLRNSIVINTGDQTEVLSNGRYKSVWHRVLATPTGNRRSIASFYNPSMKATIAPAPELVKKENQEVDQTYPKFVFGDYLSVYAEQKFLPKEPRFQSVRAV; this is translated from the exons CAAAACATTGGCTGAGGTTGCTAATGGATGTGAGGAATGGGGATTCTTCCAG CTGGTGAACCATGGAATATCGGAGGAGCTTCTCGAGAGGGTGAAGAAGGTGACTGGGGACTTCTTTAGGATGGAAAGACAGGAGAACTTTAAGAATTCCACACTAATGAAGGCggtaaatgaaaacaaaaaattggagAATGTGGACTGGGAGGATGTCTTCACCCTCTTGGATGACAACGAATGGCCCTCGAAAACCCCTGGATTCAA GGAAACCATGGAAGAATACAGAAGAGAACTGAAGAAACTTGCTGAGAGGGTTATAGAAGTGATGGATGAGAACTTAGGGTTACCAAAGGGATACATGAAGAAAGCCTTCAACGGTGGCGAAGAAGACAATGCCTTTTTCGGCACCAAGGTGAGCCACTACCCACCATGCCCTAAGCCAGAGCTGGTGACTGGTCTCCGAGCTCACACTGATGCAGGCGGTGTAATATTGCTCTTCCAAGATGACAAAGTTGGAGGCCTCCAAATCCTGAAAGATGGGCAGTGGATAGACGTGCAGCCATTGCGCAACTCGATTGTCATCAACACTGGGGACCAGACTGAGGTCCTGAGCAATGGCCGCTACAAGAGTGTTTGGCACAGGGTTTTGGCTACCCCAACTGGGAATCGAAGGTCAATTGCTTCGTTTTATAACCCATCAATGAAGGCCACCATAGCTCCTGCGCCGGAATTGGTCAAAAAGGAGAACCAAGAAGTGGATCAGACTTATCCCAAGTTTGTGTTTGGTGACTACCTCTCTGTATATGCTGAGCAGAAGTTCCTCCCCAAGGAACCAAGGTTCCAGTCTGTGAGGGCCGTGTAA
- the LOC137717871 gene encoding NAD kinase 2, chloroplastic isoform X2, translating into MCQLAIVVVDMNRCASSPPHLCVFTPCQFSGSSTTAVKFFRFGFEFQRKERFRRRLKFVVGAELSKPFALSFGLDSQTFRPHDPSQLPRIGPIPGDIAEIEAYCRIFRCAERLHSALMDTLCNPVTGECSVYYDYPSEEKPLLEDKIVSVIGCMVSLLNKGREDVLSGRSSIRLADLSVMEDELPPLAIFRSEVKRCCESLHVALENWLVPGDDRSLDVWRKLQRLKNVCYDSGFPRGEDYPCHTLFANWAPVYLSSCKEDIRSIDSEIAFWRGGQVTEEGLKWLLEKGYKTIVDLRAETVKDKAYHSAIDDAIASGKVELVKIPVEVGTAPSMEQVEKFASLVSDCSKKPIYLHSKEGALRTSAMVSRWRQYSSRYNVQFVSKQSSAINDVLLQNTNGAGEVLEPSTSKKRSIPGKNKPLQGELDKTYGLNGVFQKDVSSDRDETNQSSNGTYNSLMSVQGMTSVEPDKNGEGNMMNFCREVEPLNAQVPPCNVFSRKEMSRFLGRKSISPHSYFNHHLKRLATLPISRGINIKTMQRGGTNSAPELVVVQNSYGPPYRKDLSPEVQTSTSGNGKYLTSVNSGSVRPVVNGFDEVNEIASNVSTTPSSSYDESVLPKAVNEDRKSNGGATLASGDDDLGSIEGNMCASATGVVRVQSRKKAEMFLVRTDGFSCSREKVTESSLAFTHPSTQQQMLMWKSSPKTVLVLKKLGQELMQQAKEVVSFLYYQEKMNVLVEPDVHDVFARIPGFGFVQTFYSQDTSDLHERVDFVACLGGDGVILHASNLFKGAVPPIVSFNLGSLGFLTSHTFDDYMQDLRQVIHGNNTSDGVYITLRMRLRCEIFRKGKAMPGKVFDVLNEIVVDRGSNPYLSKIECYEQDRLITKVQGDGVIIATPTGSTAYSTAAGGSMMKCRCIQMSRACCLPQSAHTPSHLDQLYFQILQSLN; encoded by the exons ATGTGCCAGCTGGCCATCGTCGTCGTCGACATGAATCGGTGCGCTTCATCGCCTCCCCATCTCTGCGTCTTTACGCCGTGCCAGTTCTCCGGCAGCAGCACCACCGCCGTCAAGTTCTTCAGGTTCGGGTTCGAGTTCCAGAGGAAAGAGCGATTCAGGCGGCGGCTTAAGTTCGTTGTCGGTGCAGAGCTTTCGAAGCCATTCGCTCTCAGCTTCGGCTTGGACTCTCAG acctTTCGGCCTCATGATCCTTCGCAATTACCTAGAATTGGTCCTATTCCTGGAGATATTGCAGAAATTGAGGCATACTGTAGAATCTTTAGATGTGCTGAACGGCTTCATAGTGCATTGATGGACACATTATGCAATCCAGTAACGGGTGAATGTAGTGTTTATTATGATTACCCATCAGAGGAAAAACCACTTTTGGAGGATAAAATTGTCTCTGTGATTGGGTGTATGGTATCCCTGTTGAACAAAGGAAGGGAGGATGTGCTTTCTGGTAGATCGTCCATTCGCCTTGCAGATTTAAGTGTAATGGAGGATGAGCTTCCTCCACTTGCCATTTTCAGGAGTGAGGTGAAAAGGTGTTGCGAGAGCTTGCACGTTGCTCTTGAAAACTGGTTGGTTCCTGGGGATGATCGAAGCTTGGATGTATGGAGGAAACTTCAGAGACTGAAGAATGTCTGTTATGATTCTGGTTTTCCCCGAGGGGAGGATTATCCTTGCCATACACTTTTTGCGAATTGGGCTCCTGTTTACTTATCCTCTTGTAAAGAGGACATTAGGTCCATAGATTCGGAGATAGCTTTTTGGAGGGGTGGCCAGGTAACAGAAGAAGGTCTGAAGTGGTTACTAGAGAAAGGATATAAAACTATTGTTGACCTTAGGGCAGAGACTGTAAAAGACAAAGCTTATCATTCAGCCATAGATGATGCTATTGCATCCGGGAAAGTTGAATTGGTCAAAATTCCAGTTGAAGTTGGGACTGCACCTTCAATGGAGCAGGTTGAGAAATTTGCATCTTTGGTTTCAGATTGCAGCAAGAAGCCGATCTATCTTCATAGTAAGGAAGGAGCGTTGAGAACTTCTGCCATGGTTTCTAGATGGAGGCAATACTCGTCACGTTATAATGTGCAGTTTGTCTCCAAGCAGTCAAGCGCTATCAACGATGTGTTACTACAAAATACAAATGGGGCAGGCGAAGTGCTGGAGCCTTCCACTTCTAAGAAAAGGTCTATCCCGGGAAAGAACAAGCCACTGCAAGGGGAACTGGACAAAACTTATGGTTTAAATGGTGTATTTCAAAAGGATGTGTCTTCAGATAGGGATGAAACAAATCAGAGCTCAAATGGGACATATAACAGCCTTATGTCTGTCCAAGGCATGACATCAGTAGAACCAGATAAAAATGGGGAAGGAAATATGATGAACTTTTGCAGGGAAGTTGAACCCCTGAATGCCCAAGTTCCTCCTTGTAATGTTTTCTCTAGAAAAGAAATGTCCAGGTTTCTGGGGAGAAAAAGCATCTCACCTCACTCCTATTTTAATCATCACTTAAAAAGGTTGGCTACATTACCAATTTCCAGAGGTATCAATATTAAAACAATGCAGAGAGGCGGTACCAATTCAGCACCCGAGCTTGTGGTGGTACAAAATTCATATGGGCCACCTTACAGAAAGGATCTGTCTCCAGAAGTCCAGACCTCTACTTCTGGAAATGGGAAGTATTTGACTAGTGTTAATTCTGGTTCTGTTCGTCCAGTTGTGAACGGATTTGATGAAGTGAATGAAATTGCAAGTAATGTGTCTACTACTCCGAGTAGTAGTTATGATGAGAGTGTCTTACCTAAAGCAGTAAATGAGGATAGGAAGAGTAATGGTGGAGCCACCTTAGCTTCAGGAGACGATGACCTGGGGTCAATTGAAGGAAATATGTGTGCTTCTGCAACTGGTGTTGTAAGGGTGCAGTCAAGAAAGAAAGCTGAGATGTTTTTAGTTCGAACAGATGGATTCTCTTGTAGCCGAGAAAAGGTGACGGAATCCTCCTTGGCCTTCACTCATCCAAGTACCCAGCAGCAAATGCTTATGTGGAAATCCTCACCAAAGACAGTATTAGTGTTGAAGAAGCTAGGGCAAGAACTCATGCAACAAGCTAAAGAG GTTGTCTCTTTCTTGTATTACCAAGAGAAAATGAATGTTCTGGTGGAACCGGATGTGCATGATGTGTTTGCTAGAATCCCAGGGTTTGGATTTGTTCAGACCTTCTATAGTCAAGATACCAG TGATTTGCATGAGAGGGTTGATTTTGTGGCATGCCTGGGAGGAGATGGGGTTATACTCCATGCTTCAAATCTGTTTAAAGGTGCTGTTCCCCCAATTGTATCATTTAATCTTGGATCTCTGGGATTTTTGACTTCCCATACG tTTGATGACTATATGCAGGACTTAAGGCAAGTGATCCATGGAAATAACACAAGTGATGGTGTTTATATAACTCTTAGAATGCGGCTCAGGTGTGAGATTTTTCGAAAGGGTAAAGCAATGCCTGGGAAAGTATTTGATGTCTTGAATGAAATAGTTGTTGATCGAGGTTCTAATCCATACCTTTCTAAGATTGAATGTTATGAACAAGACCGGCTTATAACCAAG GTCCAAGGTGATGGGGTCATTATCGCTACACCTACAGGAAGTACTGCATACTCTACAGCTGCAGGAGGTTCCATG ATGAAATGCAGGTGCATCCAAATGTCCCGTGCATGTTGTTTACCCCAATCTGCCCACACTCCCTCTCATTTAGACCAGTTATACTTCCAGATTCTGCAAAGCTTGAATTGA